From Cucumis melo cultivar AY chromosome 3, USDA_Cmelo_AY_1.0, whole genome shotgun sequence:
TTGGTGAAAGAAAGAAACCGGGAAAACGGTGGTCTTTAAATGCATTTTTCAACTTTCCCCCTCCTCCGTATGGACGACACATCAAATCAACAACACACATGTGACGACGACATGTCGTTTctctcttttattattttagacaacaacaaaataataataataataataacattttgaCACACACCAATTCTTTTTTAGTATAATTTCATTTCAttcctaactttttttttacaatatttgtTGAAGTTTTTCATTGTTTTCGTGGTTGAATGTTAATTTTCTattaattagtttaaaacaATTAAATTGTTTTATAGTTTCAGTAAAAATTAATGAAATGGGCTGTGAAAACAGACTATCGTCCTTACATGTTTTCATAATTCctaccttttttcttttttcttcattgTAATTGTCTAGATAGAGGTGATTAAACATAAagtgattttatttatttattttcctctcGTAGGTGTGATTTATATCGTTAATATGAAACGTTAAGATTTATAAATGTGTTGAACAAGTGGTTGTATAATTTCCCCTTAAAATAGAATGGAAAAAGGAAGATAATAATTGATCAGATTTATTTATGGACAAAAGCTGTGTCAATTTCCAATTTTCCAACATAATTACAGTcgaacaagaaaagaaaaaaacagtgCACAAATTGGAGCAAAGTCTTCCATTTAATACAGTAACAGtgataaatttaaaaaagaaaaaaaatattttggacattcttaaaaataacaaaattttactatattttataaatactttcgacgattatattttttaataataaaaaaacacttGTTCAACTCAAGTATTGgatcatatttttatttcatctCTAGATTTTGCAatacttttttatttatgattttgtaGTTTAATTAAACATTTAATGCCCATTGCTTAATTTCAGAGAGTTTAATTAACTATAGATAATTGGttttcattgtttctttttaatcgctattaaaacaaattttaagTTTTCACTACCAAAGTAGTTGTCATGACTTTATCACTTCATAATTATATTGAAATAAATTGAAATACCAAAGTAAGCATTAGTGAAATTCAAAggtaaaaatgtaaaatattaaaatttaaagaccaaatgaaaattaaattaaaaacttaagatataaaaaaataacatttcAAAATGTAGGGACCAAATGCAAATTAAACTTAAATCTTAAGATATAAGAAAATAACATTTCAAAATGTAGGGACCAAATGTAAATTAAACTTAAATCTTAGGAGTAAAAGCgtaaaataaatttgaagatagaaaaaacgaaataaaaaatttatcaaaattcaAATGCATTCCAACAAATAGTTAAATATTTGCGTAGAAGAATGAAGAGCATTACTTATCAAACAGGAAGTCATAAATTCTATAATCGAAACTGAGAAAACTTGAGCAGATGATGGATAGTTCTTTAATTCACATCTCAAGAACCTGCACGTCGAGAACAATGTCCGCCGTTGACGGAGCTACCCTGCTATAACTTCAAATGGCTTGATTTCGAACACGTTGCAAATTTGACCATTCGTTTCTTTCAAGAATCAGAGAACTTGTTCATGTTCAAAAGCAGGGCTACAAGACGAAAAAAATGATGACAACCTACGAGCAAAGTTCAGTCCTTGCTTTCCTTCTTCTCAATGCTCGATTTATTCAAAATCAGCACGCCGATTACAATCAATATGGCGCCTACAAACCACTGGAAAAGAGTGCATTGATGTTAAGAGATGTAGATTTGAATGTGTTAGATGCTTGAAACTATAACGGCTACAGCAAATTTTTGGAAGTGGGAAAAATATCGAACAAAAGTGAAGTGGACGATTCCAGAGTACTACTCCTTAAGTAGCAAGTATTCTTCATTGTCATTGCTCGCTTCTACATTGATTGACAAATTACTGATACTTGTATACATCGAGTTTAACAAAATGGTAACAACCAACAGCTCGTGAGATTACAAAAATACGACCATACAAAGAGGTCTATCATCAGCACCTAtgtgctttcttttttttttgttcaactCTGCTACTGCAGTAATCAGAAAAGATTTGGCGGCAAACATCACAAGTGAACTtaaataagaagaaagaaatttcaAATCTGTTGGAGAGTAAGAGACAGACTACCAGGCATAAACAAAGTTAAAAGGCCATGAAACTCGAACTGATTGCCTGAACTGCCGTAGAATATATTAGATCATTGTACGGCATGAAAAATCCAACCAGTATTTTGACTAAAGGAATAAACTCTTTTGTTATTGGGCAAATTgataaagaaataaacaataatttagaATATTGGAATTGGGAAACAGCAATGGATGTGATCAAGGATTTACCTGAAACGATAATGCTTCTTCGAACAAAAAGAAACCAGCTAGACCAGAACAAAGAAAGTTAGCTGAAAAGTTTGTCCCTGTAGCTTGTAATGATGAGAGAGCTTTTAAGCTATTGACATAACATCCCCACATTGCCAAGTTGAACGCAATTACCAGACCGTACCTAAAGAACTGTTCAAAAAAGAAATGCTAAAATCAAAACAAAGGTAAGAGGGAAACACGGTATGTCGGTTTTCAGCTTATAGCAGCTTTGTCAATGTAGTGGCAACAAGAATGTTCTTGTTGATGTATTGAGAAGTTAGATCAAAAATTTACATGAACCCCATTGAGATTTCTATGGAAGTACCACAATTTCAATAAGAATTAATTACAATTTACAAGTGAAGAGTaattatagaaaaagaaagagctAGATAAAGCACTTCAAGGAGATGCATGCCGTCACCCCAGACCAACTCTCTCCTCCCAAGCAATGCATTTGCCTTAGAGAACCTTTTGGTTTACTCTATTTCTAGATTCACAGATATTATAGATTTGATCCACAAAATTTTGACCTAGCTCTTTAATCGTTGATCAAGCAAAGTGACAGATATTTTCAACGGGTGAAGAATCAATGACCGTTATCATTCAGACTTCAAGGTGGTGAAATATTCCTTTCCAACATTTTGAAACATGAGAACAGTGAAGAATAGATGAGCTTGAACCTCCCCTACTTGCATACCTAGCACACAGAATAACTAGGACTTAAAAAAGTTGCTAAGACACTTTCTTTGCACTTCACCAATCTTAAGTGTCCTAGAAGACAAATGTACATCAAAACATCGAATTTTCATACGTTACAGAGCCTTGGAAGGCCACTGGTGGCGAAGAAGAGTGAATATATCCAACAATGGTTTTACCAAGAAATTAGCTGCCCGAGGGATAAAAAAGCCAAAAATCAAGCTGAGCTAGGGATAGCTCAAGAGCTTCCCTCTCTCCAAAGTCCCAGACAAGTTCAAGGTTATACTAACCAAAAAGATAACTCTCTATTCCAGCTATACACAGATAACCCCTAAAATAGACATACCCTGCCGACGTCATAACTAAGTCATGGGCTCACTCACAACATTCCCCGTTGCATTCACATATCATTTTCCACTTTTCCAATCCTCTTCCTAGTAACAATAATTGAGAGTCGATGATCATTGAACACAACTCACAAGGAGGTCCAATAAAGCTTGTAGTTGTAGCTCTCCCATTCCCTCTTCCTGTAGCAACAACATTACAAAATCGAGTTGCCTCTAGGCTCTAACCAAGCACCTAAGACTGATGAATTATCGGACTTCAAACCAAGAAGAACAGTGGGAATCTAGCTACAAATTGTAAATTACCCAGACCTTTCCTTCCAAAATGAAGCCTTCCTCCTATTACAAACATAGCTGAACAAAGATCTCCATGTGATATGACAACTGAATTTGGAGACACGCCAAGAACTTCCTTTCCGCCCATCCTTGCTGTGGGTAAACCACCCCAGCTCATCTTCACCATTACCGTGCCAAAACACAACTCAGTAAACCCTTTTGAGAACCTCCACAGCCACttatttttcttccttaaaCTACTTATCCCCAACGCTTCACGTTATAGGAAATTAGACACAACAAACCAACCCAAAAAATCCCCAAATAACGATGGATGCTTTCTTGAGCTCAAAATTTGTGGGTGGATCAAACCATCAACTTTTGAGATAATAGCGTGCGTCTTATCCACCTATTCTCGAGTTAGCAAGTACTGATGGATGTTATAATCACACTCTAAATCTAACCAGGTGGGGGAAAATGTACTCAGATTGCCTACTTGCACTTCCAACAACTACGATACTAGCCAAAATCCTTCCCACCCGATTTTATGGGTGCAAAACAGATGGCAGAGGCGATTTCCATGTGATTCGAAGTTAGAACAAGAATGATAAAGAATCGATACAATCGAAAAAATCAGGTTTCGATTGTGCTGGTTCATAAAAATTAGGGCAGAACATCGCATCTATGAGCTATTGTATTGGGCTCGAGAGTGAAACGAATGAAATGGATAAAGATTACCGTATAGGAGAAAAGTTTGGCTGCAATGGCGGAAAGAGCAGCGTTGAGACCGGCTGAAATTGCCCACACGTAACCCTTACTCCCCTCCATTTACAGAGTAAAGAAAATTCTCCTCTTTGGGCGGTTGTTGTGCTGTGGCCTCCTGGGCGAGAAGACGAGAAGACGACAACCGGTTTGGACCGGTCGGGGTCGGTCGGGATTGGACCAAGCGGTTTAGTTGTATTGTGtgtgttttttaattttttaaaacacacTTTCTCAAAACAGTTTTTAACTTTtatccaaaattaattttacagctttttttttatatatatatacaacgAATGTGAAAGAAAAAATGTCACAAACTGTTATAGTTACTTTTGTTGAGAATGTCAAATTTGTTGACAATGTTGttaatatctcttttttttttgttatgttaTGGGTGAGGGAGTAAAATGGCCATGTGCTCTTTTGGCTTCTTCTTTTTGGTTgttcttttatataaaaatatggTTTTTCATATATTATTCTACCCATTATCCTTCATGAATGGCTTAGGTTGtgattgtctttcttctttctgtgTTAATTTGCTTAAGAAGTCGTGATTGTTAAAACTCGTTTTGACAGTTTAACTATCAATGTCTCTTAGAATTGAAATTGACAAGATATATCAATAAACAAGTTTTAAATTATGTAGTGTAGTGTAATACTTAGGTGCATTATAAGATGCACCTATCTTTATGCATTATCCTCTCATCACTTACATCGAATAAGTAAtaaaaatgtttcaaaaaataAGTAAGAATAATTTGTCAGGTAGAAAGATTTGGATTGGATAATCGAAGATAAGTAACGTTCGATATGCATgcatttaagtattttatgtatatatatatgtatattgttGGTGTCATGTGTTGTACGCACAATGCTTAGTGGAAGACAaatttctttttggtttttttgCTGTTTTGTTCTTTTAAGAGGTCAAGCAATTCCATGTGAAAAATCTAAACCTACGTATTTCAATCGATTAATTTGAggattattttctttgttttgattTGACAAACACCATACTTTGGAAGGTTTCTTATtggaaaaaaattacaaattttacAAGCTACAATGAGTCACTTCATTATTAGTTGGGTTGAAGATAGAAgtctttatataatatgaaATTATAGTCCATTAAATCTAAATTGGTATtaaatgtaaatttttttaGTCCAACCAACAATCATTTAAAATTTGGACTATAGATTAAGGTAAATAAGGACGAAGGAGTGATTAGTGAATGTTATGGGCTACGAACCTTTGGTTGGATAAAGTGTCCTACGTGGCACGTGCAATTTGGGGAATGACTTGCATGTGATATTCCTTTGTTTTCTTGTGTAATAATTAacttctttttagtttttagatccatccatacacacatatataaatcaatttcaacaattaaagCCTTCGAATGTGATCGATTCAAAGGGAgaaatgtttcttttttctttattgtttttttcttcttaaggCAGGTTGAGTTCGAACATCTGGCTTTGGACCAACTTTAATCTAAGAACGATGCTTTAGGTCGaacattaattattttgaaagcACGTGACAGTTGGACCAAAGGAAGATCACATTACAATTATTCTATCGATGAAATTTTATTATGGATTCTTAAACGTAGACATCCAAGTATATGGGCAGTGAAATTTTGATTGGATAAAGCATGGTTTGTGGCACGTGCTTAGGGGCAACGACGTGCATGTGATATTCCATTGGTTTTTTGTGTAATAAAGAACTTTTCTTAGGAGTGAGAACTCCAATTAGCTCAGTCCAACTCGATCACAAGAACTCTGATATCACCGTTGTAGCTCAACCACAACCAAGTCCACGTGCACGACCTTCAGGAATATCAAAGGCTGCATATTTTCATTCACTCCCTCTTTTTAGTTCACTTTTATTATtctctttcttttaaaatttttatttataaaaaagatagCACATACTGATTCTCCCCGTTTCTTCACGTGAAAGTAATAGCCTCTTAGGAGGCTTTAActtattaataacaataattaccTTAGAGCTAAATTAACAAATAACccattaaaatcataattaatttaatagtGTTTAGATAAcatagaaaattttaaattaagtaAGGCTAGTAAATCCAGAAGGTTACAAAATTTTGAACCTCTTCTCTCTAAATAAACGAAGCATAAAAGAGAACTCAAAGTAGTCTGTTTCCATGTGGAAATTAAGTAAAAGGggaaaatataaaatagaattagAATAAATGagaataataattttcttttagatattgCCGTCACAGGAGACGGATCCAGATGCCATTACTGGGAATCTCCCGATGAACCACAAAGAGAAGGTAATACCCGGATGGAGCAATCGTACCCGACTTGGGTATGCTGACATGGACATCCCACGTGGCATTTCCCATATCCGTCACATTCTCACCGCCAATTACTAGCAGTCTCTGACTCATGGAAAATGAATGCGTGTTGAACGGCGGCGCCACCATCGTCACCTCCACCGCGTTCAAAGTGACATTGTTGCCGGTCACGGTAAACCGAACTGCTAACTGTTGCGCGTGACTCACGGTGGTTTGAGACGACGGGGACAATATTTTCGGCCGCAGATTTTCAAATTCTGGATCCAAATACGGCGGCGAAAACGCCTCCAGTCTCAACTCTGTTGGAAATGGTACACCGGTGAAGTTGTAGTATACATTTGGATTGCTCCCGCCGACCAATACGCGGCCGTCGCGGAGGAGAACAGCCGTGGAGTGATAAAGGCGGGGGATCGGACTTGGGTTCAGCAACCGGAACCTCGAACCGGGGGAGTCGTTTGGTCGGTACAAAACCGGATTCAGGACTGGGTCTCGGGCGTTATCCCACCCGGCCGTACCTGAACCGGCACCGTTAATAATTAAAACGTTGCCGTTTGGAAGCAAAACCATGTCCCCCATTACTCTGCCCATCGGCATGGTTTCCATGACCCACTCGGGTTTCGGGTcggttattttaattttggcGCAAGTATTTAAAGCTCCGACGAAGATCCGATTCACGGCTTTGTCAAAAGCTCCTTTCGGTGCTCCGCCGCAGACCAAAACCTCTGCTTCAATCGTTGCCGCCTGTAGATTCCTCAACGGCAGAAGCGCCGCCGATCCGGTGCTCGGGTAACACCGTGGATCGCCGCCGGGAATTGCAGGAAAAATCTTTAGCACCTTGTTCCTTGCGTAATCGAACAGAATCGACCGATTGTTCGCGAAGACGAACAAATTCCCGTCAACGTTCAAAAATACGAATGGATACAAATTGTTCTCGATCATTGGATCATTCGTCTCCACCAAAAACGGGAAGCTATACGCCTTGGTAGCTCCATTGGTTTTCGGAACAAATTCGTAGCTGAATTGCCGCCGTCCGCCGATTACAATCTGTCGTCCGTCAGGCAAAATTTGGTTCGTCGGGTACCATCGGCGGACAGCTAGAGCAAACGGAATCTCCTCCCAATCCGAGCCATTAGGATACGGCTTGAAAATTCTAACCCTCCTATCGCCGTCATTGAATCCCCCAGTCTGAACAAGCGCTCCGTCGCTCATGGCGGCACCGGCAGAGCACCAGACATCAGTCTGAACCATGAGTGGGCGAAACGAGTTGGAAGCGATGTCATACTCGAGAGAGTGAGCAGTGCAATCAAGTTTAAGAGCCACGTCATTTGGATCCGTTCGGCATTTTCCGTCCGGAAAAGACAAATTCGAGGCACCGAAGTCGGTTCTGTCGAAGATGACGACTCTGTCATTGTGAAGTAACTGCATGTGCATTGGCAGAACTCCGATGTTTTCCTGAAGAAGATGCCATCCGCCGCCGTCAATTGGTTGCGACGGCCACGGCGAAACAGGAAAAAGAAATTCCGCGAATAGAAGAGTTCGAAGTAGCATTGTTACATAAAAATAGGTTGCTCGCACTTTTAAAATCCGCCATTTGTTGGTGATCATTGGTCGAGTGGTGTCGTTTTTTTGAGCTCAGGTTGCCGGCAACTACCGGTATTTCGATTGCCGTTTGTAAATTTTGATGAAGCTTGCAATACCTAGTGACTGACTGGTCGGTCGgaacaagaagaaaaaagaggtgAAATGATTGACTGAAAATAAAGGAGAAGAGAGGAAGGAGTGAGTGAATGGAGGAGAAaaagagaagaggaagaagagcagtaaaataatgcaaaggaaaacaaaattattattttgaaataattctttttctttttttattttaaataaagcGTGGAATTTTCTCCGGAAAACCTATTAAATAGAATTTCATCCCAAGATTGTTTTTTTCGGAAAACCCTATTAAATAAAGAGTGActtttcatttatatataaataataataataataataataataataataataataaatcttttaattattaataataaatattatgtTAAATTACGAATCTTGAAACctccaaaattacaaaattcaaCAAGTAATTTAATGGCTAAATATTGCACTTAAAAGTTTTAAAGGTTAGATTTACAATGTAGCTTAAatagttaaaaaataaaaaaattgaaataaggAATGTGATATTTTTATatctaaataattatatattttatcaatGTTCATTGAGGCTCTATGGATAAAATAATTACCATTTCGTATTTCAATCCGTCACCCATCTTAATTGTTGGATTGGAACAAAAACATTTTGACAATAATTATCTGATATTAATATGGCAATTAATTGGTGGGTTTGGTAAACTCAATGAAATTAAAGTAATCATGGTTTTTATTAGAAAGCTAGTTTCTAGAATGATTAATATCTTTCACATTTTTATCGAACTCAATTAGtgacaaattaattaaatacgaTCTctaaaaattcgaaataaatcAAACTAATCATTTGAGTTTGGTTTGAAAATCATTTAgtttattaaaattaagtttacaAACATCTCTTCTACGTTTAAATCctttattttcttatatacGTTTTACCTATCATTCAATAATCAAATTTACTAAAtacttttattataatttataaacatTAGAATGATTgtaataaaaggaaaaaggaattaggtttaagaaaaaaaaaaaacaaaatatttttatttaagaaaatgtaTTTAGAAGTGTAGAGTGGGTATTTACTTGGAAGGTCACCAATTTCTTTCAACATTTCAATGGAGGGTGGGGTTAAATAAGGCATTTAATAATATGCCTGAGAGCGGAACGACGTCGGTTAGCATAACCAATAAGAACAAACGTATATTAATTGACTGCCTTTcgaaattaatatttaaatctaatttaAATATCATCGGCCATTGCCTGAAATTTCTGACTGCTCTGCTGCTTGACATCGACACTTGCATTTCACACCATGCCCTCCCTTCcctttatatatattgttttttcaaaCCCGTTTTGTTATTACACTTTCAAACTAGACCTTGTGAATTTCTACTAAGGTTAAGATTGATTAGTTTCTCAAATTTTATGATCATCGTTACAATTAAACCCTCAAATTACTATG
This genomic window contains:
- the LOC103488026 gene encoding aldehyde oxidase GLOX-like; the protein is MITNKWRILKVRATYFYVTMLLRTLLFAEFLFPVSPWPSQPIDGGGWHLLQENIGVLPMHMQLLHNDRVVIFDRTDFGASNLSFPDGKCRTDPNDVALKLDCTAHSLEYDIASNSFRPLMVQTDVWCSAGAAMSDGALVQTGGFNDGDRRVRIFKPYPNGSDWEEIPFALAVRRWYPTNQILPDGRQIVIGGRRQFSYEFVPKTNGATKAYSFPFLVETNDPMIENNLYPFVFLNVDGNLFVFANNRSILFDYARNKVLKIFPAIPGGDPRCYPSTGSAALLPLRNLQAATIEAEVLVCGGAPKGAFDKAVNRIFVGALNTCAKIKITDPKPEWVMETMPMGRVMGDMVLLPNGNVLIINGAGSGTAGWDNARDPVLNPVLYRPNDSPGSRFRLLNPSPIPRLYHSTAVLLRDGRVLVGGSNPNVYYNFTGVPFPTELRLEAFSPPYLDPEFENLRPKILSPSSQTTVSHAQQLAVRFTVTGNNVTLNAVEVTMVAPPFNTHSFSMSQRLLVIGGENVTDMGNATWDVHVSIPKSGTIAPSGYYLLFVVHREIPSNGIWIRLL
- the LOC103488027 gene encoding uncharacterized protein LOC103488027 — encoded protein: MEGSKGYVWAISAGLNAALSAIAAKLFSYTFFRYGLVIAFNLAMWGCYVNSLKALSSLQATGTNFSANFLCSGLAGFFLFEEALSFQWFVGAILIVIGVLILNKSSIEKKESKD